GGAATATGTTTCGGAAAATGCTGGAAGGATATTTGGATATACTGCAGAGGATTTTATCTCCGGGAAAGTAAACTATGCAAAGTGTATTCATCCTGATGATCTTGAACGCGTAAGGAAAGAAATAATGGTTTTCAGCAAAGAAGAGGGAAGAGATGAGTTTGTTCATGGGCCGTATAGAATAATAACAAAGGACGGTAAAGAGAAAATAGTTACTAATTGGACTTTTGTTGTGAGAGATCAGGGAGGGAAAATTACACATTATAAGGGAATTATCGAGGACATCACTGAGCGCAAGCTGGCGGAGGAGGCGTTGCAGAAGAGTGAAGCAAGGTTAAAAGAGGCTGAAAAGTTAGCCCTATTAGGTTATTGGGAACTTGATCTGAAAAAAAATGTGCTTTATTGGTCGGATGAGATCTATAGAATATTCGAGATTGACCCTTCTCGATTTGGGGCTTCCTATGAAGCATTTCTTAATACAGTTCACCCAGACGACAAAGAATTAGTAAACAGGGCATATACAGAGTCTGCTAAGAATAGAACGCCATACAGTATTGATCATCGAATATTGTTAAAAGATGGTAGGATTAAATTTGTTCACGAGCAAGGTGAAACATATTACGATGAACAAGGTAATGCTATACGTTCATTAGGAACAATTCAGGACATCACCGAGCGAAAAAAGGCAGCGGAGAAAATAAAATACATGGGTTTCCATGATTCATTAACAGGTCTATATAATAGAGCTTATTTTGAAGAAGAGATGAGAAGACTCAACACACAGAGGAGATACCCCTTAAGTGTTATTATGGCAGATATCAATGGTCTTAAAGTGGTTAACGATACACTGGGTCATAATAAAGGAGATGAATTACTAAAAGATACAGCAAAATTATTAAAATCTATAGCTCGTGAAGGAGATATTATGGCTCGCGTTGGAGGGGATGAATTCGCCGTTATCCTGCCTCATTCTGATGAAAATGCTGCTCAAACATTCTGTAATAGATTTAGAGATGCGTGTGAAAAATATAACCGTAAAACTCAATTAAAGCTCAGTATTGCCCTGGGATATGCTGTGCAATCCGGTCAATACGAAAATATGGAAAAGGTTTTAGAAAAAGCAGATGAGAATATGTATACCGAAAAACTATCAGATATTGCCAGCAGGGAAAACCATATCATTGATACCCTCAAAACTGTTTTAGCTACAAGAGACCCTCATACTGAAAAACATGCAGAGAGATTGCAGAATCTGTCAGAAGCCTTAGGAAAGGATATAGGACTATCAGAATTTGAATTAAAGAGATTGAGATTGTTAGCTTTACTGCATGATATAGGAAAAATAGGCACACCAGATAATATTTTATTTAAACCTACTAAGTTAACAGAAGAAGAATGGGAAATTATGAAAAAACACTCTGAAGATGGATATAAGATGGCTGGAAATATTCCTCAGCTGTATGGCATTGCTGAAGCAATATTATATCATCATGAAAGATGGAATGGTACAGGTTATCCCAAAGGATTAAAAGGTAAAGAAATTCCCATATTGTCTCGTATTATTTCTATTGTAGATGCTTATGATGTGGTGTTAACAGAAAGACCTTACAAAAAAGCAATGACAAAAGAAGAAGCAATAAAAGAGCTTAAAGAGAATGCAGGCACTCAGTTTGACCCGGAATTAGTGGAAAGATTTTTAAAGATAAAAGTAAATAAAGAGTAATTACTCAATGAGCTACTGTAAAGTCCGACGAAATTCTCTTTGACGAAAAGAGAGACAAATGGATCAAAGAAAAAAGGGCAGTAGTGTTTACTTTCATAAACCTTAAGAAGCTATACAAGCGTATAGACATTTTTTTGAGAAACCCAGTAGA
This genomic stretch from Deltaproteobacteria bacterium harbors:
- a CDS encoding diguanylate cyclase, which encodes MKKEMSGWRNPHLLYITIMMIILAIFYYIPSIITLMGLKAPNWFILNMPHDLYRSLFFIPVLYAAHRFRIKGVIATTVISMLIFLPRALFISPYLSSLIRSIVFIIGLWFSGFFFTIALNAITKRKKAAEKLREANIIINRSPAVIFTWKNEEGWPAEYVSENAGRIFGYTAEDFISGKVNYAKCIHPDDLERVRKEIMVFSKEEGRDEFVHGPYRIITKDGKEKIVTNWTFVVRDQGGKITHYKGIIEDITERKLAEEALQKSEARLKEAEKLALLGYWELDLKKNVLYWSDEIYRIFEIDPSRFGASYEAFLNTVHPDDKELVNRAYTESAKNRTPYSIDHRILLKDGRIKFVHEQGETYYDEQGNAIRSLGTIQDITERKKAAEKIKYMGFHDSLTGLYNRAYFEEEMRRLNTQRRYPLSVIMADINGLKVVNDTLGHNKGDELLKDTAKLLKSIAREGDIMARVGGDEFAVILPHSDENAAQTFCNRFRDACEKYNRKTQLKLSIALGYAVQSGQYENMEKVLEKADENMYTEKLSDIASRENHIIDTLKTVLATRDPHTEKHAERLQNLSEALGKDIGLSEFELKRLRLLALLHDIGKIGTPDNILFKPTKLTEEEWEIMKKHSEDGYKMAGNIPQLYGIAEAILYHHERWNGTGYPKGLKGKEIPILSRIISIVDAYDVVLTERPYKKAMTKEEAIKELKENAGTQFDPELVERFLKIKVNKE